The following nucleotide sequence is from Pasteurella multocida.
TTTTGGTGACACGGCTGGCTTTAATCAAAAATAATTCAAAGCTCTCTAATTGGTTGAGCTTGTGATAACAGGCTTTCAGTAAATCTAAGACTTCTCCCACATAATCAGCGTTTTGTTCAAGGACATTTTCTAACGTCATTACAGCCTGCTGGTAACGTTTTTCTTGGATTAAAAGTTGACCAAGTAAAATTGAGGCTCTCACACAATTTGGTGCCACTTTTAATGCTGACACTAATAATCCTTTCTGACGCTCTTGTTGTGTCTTCTCTTCTAACGATAAACTTTGAGCCAATTCACAGTAATATTGTGCAAGCTCAATATTATTTTCTTGTGGTGAAATTTTCGCTAATTTTTCTGCAACATTAATCGCTTTTTCCCATTCTTTCGTTTTTTGATACAACACTGCCAGTTGTTGTAATGCATTTTCAGCAAACTCTGGCTCATCAACTAACAAAATATAAAGCATTTCAGCACGGTCATAAAATCCTACTGCCATGAAATCTTTTGCTAATTGTTGCTTAGCTAGCAGTTTTTGTTCAAAGGTATAATCAGGGCTACGATCTAACGCTTGATGAATACGTAAAGCGCGATCAACTTCACCTCGAGAGCGATAAAGATTGCCTAGTGTCAGTTCAGCTTCAAACTGTGAAGTGCTATCGATTTCATTTTCTGTTTCTTGCTTTTGCAGAATATCGAGAAACAAATCAACTGCTTTTTCTGGTTGATTTGATAAAAGGAAATTCACGCCAGTGACATAATCACGGGAGAGTTTGTTTGTCATGTCTTCCTGATCTTTTTTCGCACTACGGTGCCCCATATACCAACCATAAGCTGCAGCAATAGGTAAAAGCAGGAAGAGTAACTCGAGCATTATTTAGCGACCTTATCTCGAGTCGTTGTTAATTCATTAATTTGTAACGTTTGGCGTTTAAGCTGACGTGTTAAGGACATGTTTTTCAGCTTTAATTTGATATAAAAGATAGCGCTAATTAACCAACCTAAAATCAAACCTAAACCGAATAAAATCGCCACTAAAGTCGAGAGACGAAATTCGCTTTGTGCGACCATATAATTAAAGCTGATTATCTGATCATTATTCGCACCAATCGTGATCGCCACTAAGACTATGGCGAGTACCAGTACTAAACCTAAAATATATTTGATCATCTACTCACTCCTTAACAAAAAAATATGTTCCATTATGCCAAAAATAAATACAAAAAACGACACTTAAACGTGTCGTTATATAAAGTTAGTTGAAATTATGCGTAAATATCAACACGCTCTCTCAGCTCTTTGCCTGCTTTAAAGTGCGGGACAGATTTTGTGTCTAATTTCACTTGTTCACCTGTTTTAGGATTACGCCCTAAACGAGGTTGGCGATAATGCAATGAGAAACTACCAAATCCTCTTACTTCAATACGCTTACCACTTTCTAATGCGAATGACATTTGATCCAAAATCTCTTTTACTGCATTTTCAACATCTTTTGCCGCAACTGCATGACATTTTTGGACTAAACGCTCAATAAGCTCTGATTTAGTCATAATTTTCTCCTAACTTGATAGTGAGCTAACATGTTCTCACATGTTAGCTCTATGCGATAAGGGGAAGTTAATTATTCGCCTTTAGCTGCTTTGAATGCTTCTGCCATTGCGTTTGGAATAGCAACATCTTCTTGTTTGTTATTCACATTTGCAACTGCAGCTGCTTCTTCTGCTTGGTCTTTCGCGCGTACAGATAAGTGAACGATACGTGCTTTACGATCAACGCCTGTGTATTTTGCTTCAACAACATCACCTGCGTTCACTTCGTTTGTTAAATCCGCTGCACAGATATAACCTTCAACACCGCCATCTAATTCAACTTTTGCACCTTTCGCATCCGCTTCAACAACTTTAGCGCTTAATACTGCACCTTTTTTGTTAACTGCAACGAAATTATTGAATGGATCTTCTTCAAGTTGTTTAATACCTAAAGAGATACGCTCTTTCACTGCATCAACTTGTAACACGACTGCAGCAACTTCGTCACCTTTTTTGTATTGACGAACTGCTTCTTCACCAGACACATTCCAAGAAATGTCAGATAAGTGAACTAAACCGTCGATACCGCCATCAAGACCGATGAAGATACCAAAGTCAGTGATTGACTTAATTTTACCTTCAACTTTGTCGCCTTTGTTGTGTGTTTCAGCGAATTGTAACCATGGGTTCGGTTTGCATTGTTTTAAACCTAAAGAAATACGACGACGTTCTTCATCGATTTCTAATACCATCACTTCAACAACATCACCTAAGCTAACCACTTTAGAAGGGTGGATGTTTTTGTTTGTCCAATCCATTTCAGAAACGTGAACTAAACCTTCAACGCCATCTAAAATTTCAACGAAACAACCATAATCAGTTAAGTTAGTCACTTTACCGCTTAATTTGCTGTTTACTGGGTGATTTTCTGCGATAGCAACCCAAGGATCTTGACCTAATTGTTTTAAGCCTAAAGATACACGAGTACGATCTTTGTCGAATTTCAATACTTTAACAGTAATTTCATCGCCAACATTCACGATTTCGCTTGGGTGTTTAACACGTTTCCATGCCATATCCGTGATGTGTAGTAAACCGTCAACGCCACCTAAATCAACGAATGCACCGTAGTCAGTTAAGTTCTTAACGATACCTTTAACTTCAGAGCCTTCTTGTAAGTTTTCAAGAATTTGTTCACGTTCTTGGCTATTTTCTGATTCGATAACAGCACGACGAGAAACAACTACGTTGTTACGTTTTTGATCAAGTTTGATTACTTTGAACTCTAATTCTTTACCTTCTAAGTGTAAAGTTTCGCGAACTGGGCGAGTATCAACTAATGAACCTGGTAAGAATGCACGAACACCGTTTAACTCAACTGTGAAACCACCTTTCACTTTACCGTTGATTAAACCGATAACAGTTGCCTGTTCTTCGTATGCTTTTTCTAATTCAATCCAAGATTCGTGACGTACTGCTTTTTCACGAGAAAGTTTTGTTTCACCAAAACCATCTTCCACAGCGTCTAACGCAACATTAACAACATCACCAACTTGAACGTCTAATTCACCTTGTGCGTTTAAGAATTCTTCAACAGGGATTGCTGATTCAGATTTTAAACCAGCGTCAACAAGCACAAAGCCTTTTTGAATAGCAACAACAGTACCGCTAACGATAGAACCTTGACGGGTTTCAAGTTCTTTTAATGATTCTTCAAATAGTTGAGCAAAAGATTCAGTCATAATTAATCTTCAATTTTAAATTTAATAACGTCCACTTCAAAATCCATTGAATGTGGGGCTGAGAACAAATGTTTATTCCATCCTTGAATAAACGGTTAAGATGATTTAAGCCTTAATATCAAGGTGTTGCTGAATATAACTTAACGCCTGCGCAATGACCTCTTCAATACTTAATGACGTACTGTCTAATATTAAAGCATCTTCAGCAGGTTTAAGTGGCGCAACAGCTCGATTTCTATCGCGAAAATCACGCGCTTTTATCTCGGCTAAAATCTGGTCAAAGTTACCACTAATCCCTTTATTTTGCAACTGTTTATAGCGTCTTTTTGCTCTTTCTTCCGCACTTGCGTCTAAAAAGAGTTTTACTTGTGCGTTGGGGAAAACCACCGTTCCCATATCACGTCCATCCGCAATCAAGCCATTTTCCGTTGAAAAATCTTGTTGACGCTGCAAAAGCGCTTTCCTTACTTCAGGAAAAACTGCCACTTTTGATGCTGCCTCCGCCACTTCTTGCGTTCTGATCTGACCACTGACATTTTCACCATTTAAGAGAATTTTCACCTCGCCATCTGCGGGTAAAAATTGCACATCTAGTGCGCTTGCAAGCGCTGCTAAGGCTATTTCATCGTCTAATTCGACCGCACTTTTTAATGCAGCAAGCGCAGTGACACGATAAATAGCCCCACTATCTAATAAAGTAAAACCTAATTTTTCAGCGAGCGCATAACAGAGTGTTCCTTTGCCAGCACCGCTTGGTCCATCCACCGTAATCACAATTTTATTTGACATTTTTCATCTTCTCTTCCATCACTTAATCAATCGCTAAAGGATATCATAATCAATAAAATAGGCAGAAATTCTTTTCATGATGTTATCAAACATAGCACACTTTTTATTCTCCCTCGCCTTTTATTCCCCCTCATTTTGTGGACTTTGTCACATTTTTAATCACTCTTTTCTCTTGCAACTTGTTTATTTTATAAATAGAATTAATAATAGTTATCATTGTTAAATTTAAATGGAGAAAATTGACATGGAATCCGCAAAAAATCCACTCAAAAAGACAACACTTGCACTCCTCTGTTGTTCTACCGCCTTCTCGCTTTCCGCAAAAACCGATACGAACGCCGATAAAAATCACTTTTTGACGGAAATTGTCGTGTATGCGGATCAAAATAAATCAATGAGTTCAACACAGAGTGTCACTCAAGATGACATGAAAAAAAGCCCTGTCACAAATGGTAATATTACTGACTATTTACGTTCAAATCCGCATGTGCGTTATGAGAATAGCGATCAAAATGGATTGCAACGAGGTGAAATTAAACCCGAAAACATTTCAATTAATGGTGCAGATTATCAGCAGACTACTTTTTTTGTCGATAATGTAAATATCAATAATGATATGGGATTTGGTAGTGATCTTTTTGACGGCACCATGGCAACTGTCCCCTTTGCCAATCATTCTCAAGGCTACTTTTTTGATGCCAATCTGCTCTCTTCAATTGTCGTGCATGACAGTAATGTTTCTGCCAGCTTAGGAGGATTTGCGGGGGGGGCCGTCGTGGCGAAAACCAAACAATATGATGGGAAAGATCAGTTAAAATTTAGTTATCGTACAACTGATGCCTCATGGGCGAAATTTAAAGTAGAAGACAAAGATCTTGAACGTTTTAAAAATGCGATTCCTGAAGGATCGGTCGCCGAATTTCAACCTAAGTATTCTAAACACTTTTTCAATATCACGGCAGAAAAAGGGTTAAGTGAA
It contains:
- the lapB gene encoding lipopolysaccharide assembly protein LapB, giving the protein MLELLFLLLPIAAAYGWYMGHRSAKKDQEDMTNKLSRDYVTGVNFLLSNQPEKAVDLFLDILQKQETENEIDSTSQFEAELTLGNLYRSRGEVDRALRIHQALDRSPDYTFEQKLLAKQQLAKDFMAVGFYDRAEMLYILLVDEPEFAENALQQLAVLYQKTKEWEKAINVAEKLAKISPQENNIELAQYYCELAQSLSLEEKTQQERQKGLLVSALKVAPNCVRASILLGQLLIQEKRYQQAVMTLENVLEQNADYVGEVLDLLKACYHKLNQLESFELFLIKASRVTKNSAVELALSDLIEEIDGKTAAQAKLYQQLNQHPTTFLFHRFIQYQINDAEEGRGKESLVLLHKMVGERIKQNFDYRCTNCGYQTHKLTWCCPSCRHWETIKPIED
- a CDS encoding LapA family protein; translated protein: MIKYILGLVLVLAIVLVAITIGANNDQIISFNYMVAQSEFRLSTLVAILFGLGLILGWLISAIFYIKLKLKNMSLTRQLKRQTLQINELTTTRDKVAK
- a CDS encoding integration host factor subunit beta, whose protein sequence is MTKSELIERLVQKCHAVAAKDVENAVKEILDQMSFALESGKRIEVRGFGSFSLHYRQPRLGRNPKTGEQVKLDTKSVPHFKAGKELRERVDIYA
- the rpsA gene encoding 30S ribosomal protein S1; the protein is MTESFAQLFEESLKELETRQGSIVSGTVVAIQKGFVLVDAGLKSESAIPVEEFLNAQGELDVQVGDVVNVALDAVEDGFGETKLSREKAVRHESWIELEKAYEEQATVIGLINGKVKGGFTVELNGVRAFLPGSLVDTRPVRETLHLEGKELEFKVIKLDQKRNNVVVSRRAVIESENSQEREQILENLQEGSEVKGIVKNLTDYGAFVDLGGVDGLLHITDMAWKRVKHPSEIVNVGDEITVKVLKFDKDRTRVSLGLKQLGQDPWVAIAENHPVNSKLSGKVTNLTDYGCFVEILDGVEGLVHVSEMDWTNKNIHPSKVVSLGDVVEVMVLEIDEERRRISLGLKQCKPNPWLQFAETHNKGDKVEGKIKSITDFGIFIGLDGGIDGLVHLSDISWNVSGEEAVRQYKKGDEVAAVVLQVDAVKERISLGIKQLEEDPFNNFVAVNKKGAVLSAKVVEADAKGAKVELDGGVEGYICAADLTNEVNAGDVVEAKYTGVDRKARIVHLSVRAKDQAEEAAAVANVNNKQEDVAIPNAMAEAFKAAKGE
- the cmk gene encoding (d)CMP kinase; translation: MSNKIVITVDGPSGAGKGTLCYALAEKLGFTLLDSGAIYRVTALAALKSAVELDDEIALAALASALDVQFLPADGEVKILLNGENVSGQIRTQEVAEAASKVAVFPEVRKALLQRQQDFSTENGLIADGRDMGTVVFPNAQVKLFLDASAEERAKRRYKQLQNKGISGNFDQILAEIKARDFRDRNRAVAPLKPAEDALILDSTSLSIEEVIAQALSYIQQHLDIKA